Below is a window of Defluviimonas sp. SAOS-178_SWC DNA.
ATCACCATGCCGGGTTTCAGCACCGTGTCGATATCCTCGCGCAGTTCCAGCCCCGCCTCGCGGCCGTAATAGTGGCTGAGCACACCGAAGGAATGGCCGTAGCCAAAGGTCCGGTACTGCAGAAGCTGACGCTCTTCTAAGAAGTCATTGATCTTCGCCGTCACCTCGGCGCAGGAGACGCCCGGCTTCAGAAGGCTCATCCCGTATTCATGGGCGGCCACGTTGGCCTCCCAGATCTTCAGGCTCGCCTTGTCGACCTCGCGCACGAACATGGTGCGTTCCAGCGCGGTGTAGTAGCCCGAGATCATCGGGAAGGTGTTGAGGGAAAGTATATCGCCCACCTGCAACGCCCGCGCCGTGACCGGGTTGTGGGCGCCGTCGGTGTTGATCCCCGACTGGAACCAGACCCAGGTGTCGCGGTACTCTGCCTCGGGGAAGCGCTTGGCGATCTCCAGCTCCATCGCATCGCGGCCGGCCATCGCCACGTCGATCTCGCGCGCACCGGCCTTCACCGCGTCGCGGATCGCGTAACCGCCCACATCGGCGACATTCGCCCCGTGCTTGATCAGCGCGATTTCGGCGACCGACTTGTGCATCCGCTGCTTCATCGTCGCCGGGGCGATATCGACCACCTTCGACGGCGACAGGAACGATTTCAGCTTGTCGGACTGCAAAAGCGTCAGATGATCCGCCTCGTAGCCGATGACGCGGCCCTCGCCCGTCACCGACAGGATCGCGCGCCAGTAATTGTCGCGCTGCCAGTCGGTATAGGTGATGTTGTCGCCGTGGCTGCGCCGCCAGGGCTGCGCCGCGTCGATACCCGCGCTGATCGTCACATCCTCGGTCGCCGTCACGACCAAGGCATAGGGCCGTCCGAACGAGCAGTAGAGGAAGCCCGAATAATAGGCGATGTTGTGCATCGAGGTGAGGACCACCGCCTCCACCCCCATCGCATCCATGATCACGCGCAGCCCGCCCAGACGCTGGGCATATTCCGACGCGGCGAAGGGCAGGATCTTCTCGCCCTGGTGAAAGCGGTATTGTTGTGGACGTTCCATCATTTGTCAGACCTCACTTGATGGGGTCCGGATCGCGTGCCCGGAACCCCCGAAAGGTCCCGGCGTACAGGACTGCGGCGGATGTCTCCGCAAGCGTCGGGGCAAATGCCCCTGCGGCGACGCCATCGCCGCGGGCTCGGTGGGGTTTCTAACGGGGCGGGGACGGGCCGGCTAGCCAGAAAGCGACATGGTTCATCCTCAAAGTTCAATCCATGTGTCGTCAACGCGGCAACGGGATCGAGCACCGCCCGACCAAGCCCAACCATCCGTGGACCAACGGTCAGGTCGAGCGCATGAACCGAACGATCAAGGACGCGACCGTGAAACGCTTCCGCCATGACAGCCACGACCAGTTCCTGACGCATCTCGCGGACGTCACGGCAGCCTACAACCTCGCGCAACGCCTCAAGACCCTCAGTGGCCTCACGCCCTATGAGTTCATCTGCAAGGTCTGCACGTCAGACCCAGACAGATTCATCGCCAATCCGATCCATCGGATGCCGGGACTGAACAGCCAGGAGACCTCGTCCACTATCCGGTTCGCGCGTCGGAGCCGAGCAGCGCCCTCTTGAACCGGATCGGGTTGCGCAGCACTAGAACATCAAATAACTGATCAAATCGCATGCATATTGCGGCGCCAGCGCCCACACGTTAATCGCTTGGCGAAAATGCTCCCCGAAAAGTGACGAAATACATGAACAATATCGACGAAAAGCTGCAACCGATCCTTGCCGAAGTGATGCGGCGCAATGCCGGGGAGCCGGAATTCCACCAGGCCGTTCACGAGGTCATGGAAAGCCTCGGACGCGTCGTGGCCAAGAATCCCGACTACCTCGAACAGGCTCTGATCGAACGCATCTGCGAACCCGAGCGCCAGATCATCTTTCGCATTCCATGGGTCGACGATCAGGGCAACGTCCAGATCAATCGTGGTTTCCGCGTCCAGTTCAACTCGGCCCTCGGCCCCTACAAGGGCGGGATGCGGTTTCACCCCTCGGTCAATCTCGGGATCATCAAGTTCCTTGGATTCGAGCAGATCTTCAAGAACGCGCTGACCGGCTTGCCGATCGGTGGCGGAAAGGGCGGTACGGATTTCGACCCCAAGGACAAATCCGAAGGCGAGATCATGCGCTTCTGCCAGTCGCTCATGACCGAGCTTCACCGCCACCTGGGCGAACAGACCGATGTGCCGGCGGGCGATATCGGCGTCGGCGGGCGCGAGATCGGTTATATGTTTGGGCAATACAAACGTTTGACCAATCGCTATGAATCCGGGGTGCTGACGGGCAAGGCGATCGCCCATGGCGGCTCGCGCGCACGCACAGAGGCGACCGGTTTCGGCAATACCTATTTCACCAAGGCGATGCTTGAAACCCGCCAGACCGGTTTCGATGGCAAGCGTGTGGTGGTGTCGGGCGCAGGCAACGTCGCGATCCATACCATCGAAAAGGTGCAGTCCTTTGGTGGCACGGTCATCGCCTGCTCGGACTCCAGCGGCTATATCATTGACGAGAACGGGATCGACCTGGGCCTGCTTCAGGAAATCAAGACGGTCCGGCGCAAACGCATTTCGGAATATGCCCGGTTGCGTGGAGACGGGGTCCATTTCGTACCTGTCGGGAAAGGGTCAATCTGGGATCTGCCCTGTGACGTGGCGATGCCCTCGGCCACCCAGAACGAGCTTTCGGGCAAGGATGCCAAGTCGCTGGTCAAGAACGGCGTGCTGGCTGTGGGCGAAGGCGCGAACATGCCCTGCACCCCGGAGGCGATCCGCATCCTGCGCGGGGCCGGCATCCTGTTCGGGCCGGGCAAGGCGGCGAATGCCGGGGGCGTTGCGACCTCGGCGTTGGAAATGCAACAGAACGCCAGCCGTGACCGTTGGAGCTTCGAGCAGACCGAGCAGCGGCTGGCACAGATCATGAAGAGCATCCACGACCGATGCGCTGAAACCGCCGATGAATATGGGGCTCCCGGTGATTATGTTCTGGGCGCCAACATCGCCGGTTTCGTTCGGGTTGCCGAAGCGATGCGGATGCTTGGAGTGATTTGAGCCGACCCGGCGGGCTATCGAAAAACAAGGGCGATTTCTTCTTTGCGCAGCAGCTTCCACTGACCGGGGGCCACGTCGTCATGCAAGCAAGGATCGCCCAAACCTTCGCCCCGCAGGGCCGCGACGAAGCTGCCGGTCGCGATGCATTGTCGCACAAATCGGGGTCTGACCGCAGTTCCCGACTCGCTCCCGACCAAGGCAACGGACCGGCCTCTTTGCTCCAAAGTCCGCTCCGGGCCGAGGCTGTGCGGAAACTGGCGGTGGGAACATTGTTTCCAGGACTGCTCTTCGCCGCCCGCTTGGTTTGGCATCACGGCGCAAAAGTCGCGCGGCCGTTCAGCCTGAGGGCGCCGCGGTCAGGCCCCGCGTCCCGATCATCGAGATCATCCGCTTTACGTTGTAGGCCAGTAGCCGTTGCGGTCCGGCGAGGAGCTTCTTGATCGTGCGCATCTCTTTCTCTCTTATTCGCGATGTAAGTTTAAGATTGAAATGCGCTGATGTCGCTACCGTATTTGGCTAGCCTTGCGGAGCGCCCTTTCGGGGCTCTGATAATGCGACCGCCTTCCGACGGCATTTATGTACCAAGGTAGTTTTGCAAGGATCCGCAACGGAGAGCGGTTATGTCGGAGAGTATCACGGTCGGGCTCGATCGGGCGAAGAATGCGCGCCAGTTGCATGGGCCGAACACTGCGGGTCGGTCACATCGTCAGAGCATCCCCGGACAACATTGCGCGCTTCGAAACCGCTCCGGATTGCCCATTCAGCACCGTATTCGGACACGTGGTCGTCGTCCCGGTAGAGAAGGCGGCCGCGCTCGCCAATCCGGCATTCCGAACCGCAGAAGATTCCGCTCATCGGGACGAACGTTCCGCCCACCTCATGCACGAGCCCCTCGAACATGGTATCCGGGCCCTTGGTACGGGCAAGAGACGCCTCCGCCGGGAAAGTGGTCGCGAAGGGCCGCTTGAAAAACGCATCGTCGAGAAACCGCCGGGGCACGTTGAATGGAACCTCGGGCACCGCCCCAATGACGATCGCCTGACGACCCTCCCGCACGAGTTCCGATAGCAGGAAACGCATCGCCAACGCCATCGCGTCCGGTCCCTCCTTCGTCTCGCCCCCGACGTCGATCGCGACCGATGCCCCGTCGCCCGGCTCCCGCGCAAACCGTGTTCCGTGATAGGACAAGGACCAACGGCCTGCCAGGATGACCGACTTCAACGACGGCGTACGCCGAACCACCTCGAGCACCGCATTGTTGCGTGTGATGCAATCCTCCGCCCACGACAAATGCCGGTTGACTAGGCCCGGAAGTGGGGGGCATCGGTCCACGACGAACACCCATCCCAGCAAGCCTTGCGACCGTAGCCATGCGTCAACACCCGGAATGAGGGCCGCCGCATGGCTGTCACCCCAAAGGAGAACCGAAGGAGCCCCTCGCTCATCCGTTCCGATCGGACACATCGCTTCAATGTCGTCCCACCAGGCAGCGCGGCAACGACGTTCAACGTCCGACATGTCCGACGCGGACCTGAACTCCCGATAGCTGGCTTCGGGAAGGCGCAGCTTCATTCCATGATCGGTTCCAACGACAAGCGCGGCCGAGAGCGTCAGTGCCGACCCCGCCGCTGACAGCTGGAATATTCCCCGCCGCGTGAACGCGCGCGGCCCCGACCGGAGCCGGAACGGCTGTTCGACGAAACGCCAGCTCGCCCAAGCGGCCAGAAACGCGAAAGAGACGGCCGCAATCAGCATGATTGCCGTCGGCTGACCATTCGACACCGTCCTCGCAATCACGATCGGAGGCCAGTGCCAGAGGTAGAGCGAGTACGAGATTCGCCCGGTCCAGACCAAGGGCCAAACGGTCAGGATGGCGGTTGCAATGCTACCCGCCCGAGATGTGGCCCAAATCACCAAGGCGGTGCCGACCACGACCGGAAGGGCGGCCCCCCCCGGAAAGACGGTGCGCTCGGTATATCCGACGACGCACGCAAGGATGAGGCCAAGACCAACCATTCCGGCGAGGCCGGCCGCCATCCTGTTGAGCGGGACACGGGTGGGGGCGAAGAGAACGAGGATCGCGCCGACCCCGAGCTCCCAAGCCCTCAGATGCGGCATGAAGAACGCTGCCACCTGCCCGGTAGGCATGGATGAAGTACTCCATGCGAAAGATCCCGCGACCAGCACCGCCGCCGTAAGCGCCGCGCGCCGACGACCGCCCCGGAAGGCCAGCGCCAGGATCAGGGGAAAGAAGATGTAGAACTGCTCCTCCACGCCGAGCGACCACGTATGCATCAGCGGCTCATAGGACGCATCCGATCCGAAGTAGTCGCCCGTCGCCCGCATCAGGTAAAGGTTCGAGACGAAGGCGACGGTCGCGATCGTGGATTTCGACAGGGCCAGGTACTGCCAAGGCGGAAACAGGAAGAATCCGGCCAGCGCGAGACACAAGAGAAGGAACAGCAGAGCCGGAAGAATGCGCCTTGCCCGGCGCTCGTAGAAACCGATCAGGGAAAAGCGTCCCGTCTCAAGGTCGCTCACCAGAATGGAGGTGATGAGAAAGCCCGAGATGACGAAGAAGACATCTACACCGACGTACCCGCCTTCGAAGCCGGGCAGGCCCGCGTGGGCGAGAATGACGGACAAAACGGCAACGGCGCGAAGGCCATCAATCTCGGGACGGTAATTCATTTGACGCGGTAACTGCTCAAGAACAAGATCATTCGAAGCAGACCAACCATCCGCGACTTGCGCACTGTGTATTCCCGACACCGGGCAATCAACCATAAGTTGGTGGCGCCTGATTTTTCGCTCAACCGCCCCAGGCGCTCGACGGCTTTCGGAGCGCTGCCCGCACTTCAGAGCCAAATCTCCCCCCACCCTTTGGTACGTGCAATCACTCGCCAATGCAGCGGCTCACGGAGAAATCAGGGGCGGACGCAGCGGCGAATGTTGTAAGTTTCCGACAGGGCTGGCAATACCGTGTGGTTGTAAGGCGTTCGGCTTCACAGTTTCGCTGGGAACCGCGTAATCCGTGGCATATCTCTATTGTTCATCGAGTTGCGGACTGGTCGGGACGAAAAGGAACCGGGATGAGGCAGGTGCGAATTCGGCTTCCGAACGGGGACAAGGTGGTCTTCCGGTCACGGCGGCCGGACTCGGCCGAGCCGCATGCCGAACTGTCCGAGAGCGACGACGGGGAAGGCGGTACGCCAATCGACGTCAGCGAACCCGAAATGGCGGAACGCGCAGTGACGGCCATTGATCGCGCCTATTCCGAGATGATCAGCGGCGGAGAAGCAGAGCTTCTGCGCTTCTATCGGGTTCTGGCCGGGTCGAATCTGTTCGTCCTTCTCGACCCGTCGGATGCGGACGAGGCTCCCGAACCGAAGATCATTCCCGTCGAGGGCGGGCACTACGTGCTCGTCTTCGATCTGAAGGAGCGTGTCACCGAACTGACCGGCTATGACGCGCCGACCTCGCGCGTCACGGGCAGGGATGTGTTCAACCTCATACGCGGCCGCGACATCGGGGTCGCGGTCAACATGGGGGATGCGCCCTCGGCAATGCTGATCCCCGGCGACGCCATCGACTGGATCTGCGACACGCTGGAGGATACCGCATCAAAGACGCCGGTTCCGGCCTCTGCCTCGGGACGGTTCAAGGCGCTCCTCGCGCCACACAACTTTCCCGACACCCTGCTTCTCGCGCTGAACGACAGGCTTGCGACGCTTTCGGACGCTTATGACAAGGCACTGCTGCTCCGCGCCGAATACGACGACGGCCAGTCGGGATATCTTGTGGCGTTCTCTGCCGTCGAAGATGGCGACCGCGGCATGATCGCCGCCTCCGTGAACGATGCGCTGGCGTCGTTCAGGGGGAAGGATGTCGCACTCGATATCGCGTTCATGGCCCGGGAAGAGCCGTTGCTCGACCGGATCGGCCGGGTGGCGACCCATCTGCGGGCGGACTCCGCGAAAAGGACAGACGGCGGATCATCCAAAAGGCTTGCCGCGCCCGATCCAGGCAAGGCCCGGCCGCATACGCTGAAGTGACGGCCTGGCGACGCGGGTCGAACGGTTTCGGGCAACAATAGCTGTCGGCCGCCGAGCCGTTTCCCGACGACGAATGCCGTACCGCGAGCCGCGCGGGGCCGATTACGGACACATTTTGGCGCGGTCGCGGCGCGGGTCGCTCCCGATACATAATTTTTCTCTTTATATCAGCATCTTGAGTGAAAAGAGGACACCTTCCGGCCAATCGCGGACCCGCGACAATCGTTACGACTGATAGGACAGTAGGTACAAATTAACCCGTGTCGTCCGCAATTTAGACAAAAATTTCGCCAATTCGTCCGCGATACGACTCCTCAGACAAATCGTTGCTGGGGTAAGAACAATGAAAATCAGCGTATTCGGCATTGGCTATGTCGGCGTCGTTTCGGCGGCCTGCCTGGCCAAGGACGGCCATGAGGTGATTGCCGTCGACGTCGACCCCGGAAAGGTCAAGTCGATCAACGACGGCCTCTCACCGATCGTCGAGGAGGGGATCGACGACCTCGTGCGTGAGGTCGTGGCGGCGGGCAAGCTGACCGCCACGTCGGGTACCGACTTCGCCATCAAGAATACCGACGCTTCGTTCATCTGCGTCGGGACCCCGTCTGCTCCGGACGGTTCGGTGGGGCTGACCTATGTCGAGGCGGTCTGCCGGAATATCGGCGCGGCGCTGAAGGACAAGGCGGGATATCACTCCGTCGTCATGCGCTCGACCATCGTTCCGGGAAGCACTGAGCGCTGCTGCATCCCGGCGCTGGAAGAGGCGTCGGGCAAGACGGCCGGCGAAGGTTTCGGCCTTGGATATTACCCCGAGTTCCTGCGCGAAAGCACGGCGATCAAGGATTACCACGACCCCGGCCTTATCGTCTTCGGCACGATGGACAAGCCGACCGAGGAGGTCCTGACCGCGCTGAACACTGCCCTGCCCTGCCCGATCCACAAGGTCGACATCGCGACGGCCGAATTGGTGAAATACACCTCCAATGCCTGGCGCGCGGTGAAGGTCACCTTCGCCAACGAGATCGGCAACATCGCCAAGGCGTCGGGCATCGACGGCCAGACGGTGATGGAGATCCTCTGCTCGGACGACAAGGTCGCCATGTCGCCCTACTTCATGCGGCCGGGCTTTGCTTTCGGTGGGTCTTGCCTGCCGAAAGACGTCCGGGCGCTGCGCTTCCTCGCGCGGAGCACAGATACACGCGCCCATATGCTCGAAGCCGTGCTGGAAGCGAACGAGGCGCAGATCGCGCGGGCCGAGCGGATGATCGAGGCGTCGGGCGCGAAGAAGATCGGCTTCGTTGGCATCAGCTTCAAACCCGGCACCGACGACCTCAGGGAAAGCCCGCTTGTCGCGCTCGCCGCGCGGCTGATCACCAAGGGAATCGACGTCGATATCTACGACCCCTTCGTGCAGGAGGCGTTCGATTCCGGCACCCCCGGCGCGGGCCGCGGCAATGACGGCATACCCGACCTCAAGGACCGGATGGTCGGCGATCTCGACCGGCTGATCGAAGGGTCGGGCGCCGTTCTGGTCGGCAACTACTACAAGGAAGCCGTCGACAAGCTGAAGGCGGCGGCCAGCAATCGCCCCGTCGTCGACCTGACGCGCCTCCATCGCGACATGGTCAGCAACGGAACCTACGCCGGTATCTGCTGGTAATCCGGCCGTGGTCCGCGCCCTGACCCATATCGCCTATTTCGCAGTGATCGTGCTGCTGACCCTCGTGGTTCCCGCCTCCTTCGTTGGTGACCCGAGGGCAGCGAAGCACGCGATCATCGTGATCGGCGTCCTTGGTGCCTGGCGCTATTCCTGGGCGATGCTCAACCTCTGCCGGGCGGTGATCTTCCGGCGGTTCGTCTACCCGCGCCGCAAGGCCGCTGCCTTCAAGGCCGACCGCGAAAGCGGCCGGCGCCGGCATGCCTTCTTCATGGTCACCTCCTACATGGTCGACCAGGACACGACGCTGATGGTCTATCGCCGGCTCTTCCGCGCGGCGGCGGCGGCGCGGGACGGTGCAACCATCGTATCGTCGGTGGTGGACGGCGCCGACGAACGGTTGATCCGCGAGATCTACGCCACGATGCCGATCGACATGTCATCGGTGAAGCTGGTGATGGACCGCATCAAGTCGAACGGCAAGCGTGATGCGATGGCGCGCGCGCTCCGGCTTCTGGCGAGCTTCTCGCCCACGCCGCACGACATCATGATCTTCGTCGATGGCGACACGGTGGTGCCGCTCGACGTGGTCGAGCAGTCCGCACCGTGGTTCCAGGATCCGCGCGTCGGGGCGCTGACCACCCACGAAGCCGCCATCGTCGACAAGGACAACCTCTTCAAGGACTGGTTCGTCCTGCGCTTCAACCAGCGCCAGCTGATGATGTGTTCGATGGGCCTGTCGGAGCGCGTGCTCACGCTGACCGGCCGGATGTCGGTGTTCCGCGCCTGCCTTGCCACCGACCCGGGTTTCGTCAACGGCGTCGGCCACGATTTCCTGAACCACTGGCGGCTCGGCCGCGTCACCTTCCTGACCGGCGACGACAAGTCGACCTGGTACTGGCTGCTGCGCAACGGCTACAAGCTTCTCTACCTGCCCGACATGATGTCGGCCTCGGTCGAGACGCAGCCGCGCGCGACCTTCTACGACAGCGCCAAGACGCTGATGGTGCGCTGGTTCGGCAACATGATGCGGACCAACGGCCGCGCGCTGCGCCTCGGGCCGCGCTCGATGGGGTTCTTCACCTGGTGGTCGATCCTCGACCAGCGCGTGAGCATGTTCACCACGCTCTTCGGCCCGATCTCGGTCGCCGTGACCGCGCTCTTCGTCTCGCCGCTGGTGATCCCGCTCTACATCGGCTGGGTTCTGGCCACCCGCTACATCTTCTGCGCCTTCATCGCGCTCTTCAACGGGGTCTGGTTCCCGGTCACGCACCCGCCGATCCTCTATTTCTCCCAGATCGTCGGCGCGGCCATCAAGACCTTCGTCCTCTTCCGCCTCGACAAGCAGAAGTGGACCCGGCAGGCCTCGACCGGCGGCGGGGCGGCGATCGGGCTTTTCGACCGCCTGAAGGCCGCGGAATCCGCGGCGCATCATGCGCTGACCCTCTGCTGGCTGACGCTGGCAGTCATGTATCTGAGTCTAATCTGAGGCGATCGCGGTGGGCGTTCACAAAGCAGAACTGAGAGACCTGAACCTCGGCGGCGGCCATGTGCCGGTGCCCTACGAGTTCGGGTATGAAAACGAACACCCGGCGGTCTCACTGCCCTTCACCCTGCATGTCTACGGGCAGCAGTTCACCGGAAAGAAGATATCCGTCACGACCATCCAGCTCGTGCCGCAGGACGAGATCTACCTAATCAAAGGCACCCGCCACGCAGTCAGGCTGCAATTCGAGTTCCAGAACTTCTCGCTCACGATCTATCCCGAAGTGGTCGTCGTCGGAGAAAGCCGGGACGATCTGGTCCTGAAATTCGTCGACCCGACCGGCGATCACGTCGCGCAACTGCGCTTCGTCCTGAACAGCTTCATCGCCGGCGACTTCGTCACCCTCGGCGCGGTGATGAGCTATTCCGGCCCGATCAAGCCGAAGGAAGAGAAGAAGTCCGTCGAGCCGAAATGGACCGAGCGTTACCGCAGCATCGCGGTCGCTCTGGTCTCGGGCCTCCTCGCCCTCACGGCCGCAAGCGCGCTCTATGTCCGCTACACGACGGGTTACGAAATGCACCCTGTTCTGATCGAGCGCGCGGGCCAGCCGATGCAGGCGACAACGCCGGGACAGGTGTCCTATCTCAACCCGGACGCGAAGAAGGGCGAGGTGCTCTTTTCGGTTAACG
It encodes the following:
- a CDS encoding aminopeptidase P family protein, giving the protein MERPQQYRFHQGEKILPFAASEYAQRLGGLRVIMDAMGVEAVVLTSMHNIAYYSGFLYCSFGRPYALVVTATEDVTISAGIDAAQPWRRSHGDNITYTDWQRDNYWRAILSVTGEGRVIGYEADHLTLLQSDKLKSFLSPSKVVDIAPATMKQRMHKSVAEIALIKHGANVADVGGYAIRDAVKAGAREIDVAMAGRDAMELEIAKRFPEAEYRDTWVWFQSGINTDGAHNPVTARALQVGDILSLNTFPMISGYYTALERTMFVREVDKASLKIWEANVAAHEYGMSLLKPGVSCAEVTAKINDFLEERQLLQYRTFGYGHSFGVLSHYYGREAGLELREDIDTVLKPGMVISMEPMLTIPEGQPGAGGYREHDILVITEDGNEDITKYPYGPEFNVVG
- the gdhA gene encoding NADP-specific glutamate dehydrogenase, which translates into the protein MRRNAGEPEFHQAVHEVMESLGRVVAKNPDYLEQALIERICEPERQIIFRIPWVDDQGNVQINRGFRVQFNSALGPYKGGMRFHPSVNLGIIKFLGFEQIFKNALTGLPIGGGKGGTDFDPKDKSEGEIMRFCQSLMTELHRHLGEQTDVPAGDIGVGGREIGYMFGQYKRLTNRYESGVLTGKAIAHGGSRARTEATGFGNTYFTKAMLETRQTGFDGKRVVVSGAGNVAIHTIEKVQSFGGTVIACSDSSGYIIDENGIDLGLLQEIKTVRRKRISEYARLRGDGVHFVPVGKGSIWDLPCDVAMPSATQNELSGKDAKSLVKNGVLAVGEGANMPCTPEAIRILRGAGILFGPGKAANAGGVATSALEMQQNASRDRWSFEQTEQRLAQIMKSIHDRCAETADEYGAPGDYVLGANIAGFVRVAEAMRMLGVI
- a CDS encoding acyltransferase family protein, whose translation is MALKCGQRSESRRAPGAVERKIRRHQLMVDCPVSGIHSAQVADGWSASNDLVLEQLPRQMNYRPEIDGLRAVAVLSVILAHAGLPGFEGGYVGVDVFFVISGFLITSILVSDLETGRFSLIGFYERRARRILPALLFLLLCLALAGFFLFPPWQYLALSKSTIATVAFVSNLYLMRATGDYFGSDASYEPLMHTWSLGVEEQFYIFFPLILALAFRGGRRRAALTAAVLVAGSFAWSTSSMPTGQVAAFFMPHLRAWELGVGAILVLFAPTRVPLNRMAAGLAGMVGLGLILACVVGYTERTVFPGGAALPVVVGTALVIWATSRAGSIATAILTVWPLVWTGRISYSLYLWHWPPIVIARTVSNGQPTAIMLIAAVSFAFLAAWASWRFVEQPFRLRSGPRAFTRRGIFQLSAAGSALTLSAALVVGTDHGMKLRLPEASYREFRSASDMSDVERRCRAAWWDDIEAMCPIGTDERGAPSVLLWGDSHAAALIPGVDAWLRSQGLLGWVFVVDRCPPLPGLVNRHLSWAEDCITRNNAVLEVVRRTPSLKSVILAGRWSLSYHGTRFAREPGDGASVAIDVGGETKEGPDAMALAMRFLLSELVREGRQAIVIGAVPEVPFNVPRRFLDDAFFKRPFATTFPAEASLARTKGPDTMFEGLVHEVGGTFVPMSGIFCGSECRIGERGRLLYRDDDHVSEYGAEWAIRSGFEARNVVRGCSDDVTDPQCSAHATGAHSSPDRARP
- a CDS encoding SseB family protein, with amino-acid sequence MRIRLPNGDKVVFRSRRPDSAEPHAELSESDDGEGGTPIDVSEPEMAERAVTAIDRAYSEMISGGEAELLRFYRVLAGSNLFVLLDPSDADEAPEPKIIPVEGGHYVLVFDLKERVTELTGYDAPTSRVTGRDVFNLIRGRDIGVAVNMGDAPSAMLIPGDAIDWICDTLEDTASKTPVPASASGRFKALLAPHNFPDTLLLALNDRLATLSDAYDKALLLRAEYDDGQSGYLVAFSAVEDGDRGMIAASVNDALASFRGKDVALDIAFMAREEPLLDRIGRVATHLRADSAKRTDGGSSKRLAAPDPGKARPHTLK
- a CDS encoding UDP-glucose/GDP-mannose dehydrogenase family protein, translated to MKISVFGIGYVGVVSAACLAKDGHEVIAVDVDPGKVKSINDGLSPIVEEGIDDLVREVVAAGKLTATSGTDFAIKNTDASFICVGTPSAPDGSVGLTYVEAVCRNIGAALKDKAGYHSVVMRSTIVPGSTERCCIPALEEASGKTAGEGFGLGYYPEFLRESTAIKDYHDPGLIVFGTMDKPTEEVLTALNTALPCPIHKVDIATAELVKYTSNAWRAVKVTFANEIGNIAKASGIDGQTVMEILCSDDKVAMSPYFMRPGFAFGGSCLPKDVRALRFLARSTDTRAHMLEAVLEANEAQIARAERMIEASGAKKIGFVGISFKPGTDDLRESPLVALAARLITKGIDVDIYDPFVQEAFDSGTPGAGRGNDGIPDLKDRMVGDLDRLIEGSGAVLVGNYYKEAVDKLKAAASNRPVVDLTRLHRDMVSNGTYAGICW
- a CDS encoding glycosyltransferase; the protein is MVRALTHIAYFAVIVLLTLVVPASFVGDPRAAKHAIIVIGVLGAWRYSWAMLNLCRAVIFRRFVYPRRKAAAFKADRESGRRRHAFFMVTSYMVDQDTTLMVYRRLFRAAAAARDGATIVSSVVDGADERLIREIYATMPIDMSSVKLVMDRIKSNGKRDAMARALRLLASFSPTPHDIMIFVDGDTVVPLDVVEQSAPWFQDPRVGALTTHEAAIVDKDNLFKDWFVLRFNQRQLMMCSMGLSERVLTLTGRMSVFRACLATDPGFVNGVGHDFLNHWRLGRVTFLTGDDKSTWYWLLRNGYKLLYLPDMMSASVETQPRATFYDSAKTLMVRWFGNMMRTNGRALRLGPRSMGFFTWWSILDQRVSMFTTLFGPISVAVTALFVSPLVIPLYIGWVLATRYIFCAFIALFNGVWFPVTHPPILYFSQIVGAAIKTFVLFRLDKQKWTRQASTGGGAAIGLFDRLKAAESAAHHALTLCWLTLAVMYLSLI